ATAAAGTTAACAAATTTTTCTTAAGAGAGCATGAAGGGTTTTCTGAGTGACTATGCATGCGAATGATTATAACCAGTTTCATGAAAAGAGTGAGATTACTTCTATTCTTGATGAGCAATTGAGCTTATGCTTGATTTTTTCTATATGCAAATCTATCGTCCTTGGTGATTTGTTGAGCGAGTTAGCAATTAACTTTGATGAAAGTCCTTTTAACAGTAGTTGTAGACAGGTTGACTCTGCTTGAGTAATTCCCATGCTTTTCTCTATTTTTTCCATGTTTTTAATGGAATAACTATAATTGTTTTTTTCTGCTATGTTGTCTAATGGCAGCATGAGGTCATTGTCATAATCAAAATGCTTATCAAAGTCTAAGTAGCTGTGATTGGGAAAGGCTTGGCTTATTCTGTTTTTCATTAAATTTGCGGCAAGTTGTATTGCATGTATATGTTCTATAAGAATTTTATCGTCAATTTGCTGGTTTTTAACAGTTAAAGTAAAGGATTCGATAGAATCGCCAAGCTTTGATTGGCGTGTATAATAAATACCATCATCAAAATTGTATTTCTTACTCTCACCTTTAAACTCTGCTGTTAACGTTGCTTGATTTTTACTCCAGATAGAGAAGCTTTCTCGATCTTGAGTTGTCAGGGAGTAACGCTCTAATTGATTTAAGTGAAGTTTTTTCTTGAAATACTCTGTCTTCCAATCGGGTCGATTACTGAAAAAGAACCATCTGCCGCTTTTATCATTTGATGTATATGCAATATGATCGAAGCCTAGCGCAGCCATAGGCGTTATGATGTAGTCTATCTCTTTTTTAACCGCAGAGCGAAAATCTCGGGGGCTTGCCCCCGTGATGGACAGCTAAATCGGCGAAGAGCCGATTATTAGGCATTAGTTTTAGTTCAGTTGTAGAAAATTGGATAGTTGAAAAAGTGTTATGCTTTATGATTAGGGCCAGTTTATCTTGGAGTTGAAATTAAGAACGTTTTGTAAAAATGGAGAGTTGTTGGAATAGTTTTTCAAACTCGGTTGCTTGCGGCCGAGTTTTTGATAAGAGCGTGAAAAATTGATCATATCTAAATAACTGTTCACAAATATATTAACCTTTTTGTATTAAATTAATTAACAGCCTTGTATAACCTGTTGCTTTAAATTAATAATTTAGTTGTTAAGCCGTGGATTTAAGATGTTACAGTAGATGGAAGTCAGTTGTAATCCCATGTTTTTAGGCAGAATGGGGGAGTTATTGATTTACTCTCCATATGGCGAGCTTTATATTTCTTCTAGTTAGTCTAAATAAGGAGCATATTTGTCCCCTTTATTGTTTGTTATTGGTGAAAGTAGGTTAACAAAGATGAGGTGTTATGATAATTAGAGCATTAAGTAAGACTGTGTTTATATATTCGGAATAATAAAGATAGATCGATGAAAATGAAAAATGTTGGCTTCTTTTAGATGAAGGCTCAGGTGTTCAGCTTCATCAAAGGTCAAGTTTTTTACTGAAGTAATTTCAAAGCACTGACATTGTTCTGCTTATCATGTTAGGTAGCAGGATCTTCTCGTCTTGCCGGCAAGGTGAGTTAAAGCTAAGTGCTTTAGAATTACATTGTTTAGGTTGTTATGATAGCCGACATGGTGAGCAATTTTAGTTAATGTGTAGATTGCTTTTAACAGGTTGTTCTAGCGTGATTGTGGCTGGCCTGTACTGCTGTGTTTTGCAGTGCCGCTTGTATTTATCCAGTGAATTCGTTAATGTGTTTGCTCATTCAGGTTTTTGAATTAGGAGGGAGATGTGAGGAAAACAGCACTGTATGATTTACAGGATAAACTGTCGCCACGTTGGGTTGACTTTGCTGGATGGCAGATGCCCATTTACTACGGTTCGCAGCTAGAGGAACATATGGCTGTGAGAAATGATTCAGGGATGTTTGATGTTTCCCATATGCAAGTGGTTGATGTCAAAGGATCTGACGCTAAAGCTTTCTTCTCTTACTTACTCGCCAACGATATCAATAAACTTAAAACACCCGGGAAAGCACTGTATAGCTGCATGCTAAATCATGAGGGTGGTGTAATCGATGATTTAATAACGTATTATTTGGGTGACGAGTATTATCGTATTGTTGTCAATGCAGGTTGTGCGGATAAAGATATTGCTTGGATTAAAGAAATTGCTGCACAATTTTCAGTGACCGTAACGATTCCAGAAGATGTGGCAATC
This genomic stretch from Piscirickettsia litoralis harbors:
- a CDS encoding helix-turn-helix transcriptional regulator yields the protein MAALGFDHIAYTSNDKSGRWFFFSNRPDWKTEYFKKKLHLNQLERYSLTTQDRESFSIWSKNQATLTAEFKGESKKYNFDDGIYYTRQSKLGDSIESFTLTVKNQQIDDKILIEHIHAIQLAANLMKNRISQAFPNHSYLDFDKHFDYDNDLMLPLDNIAEKNNYSYSIKNMEKIEKSMGITQAESTCLQLLLKGLSSKLIANSLNKSPRTIDLHIEKIKHKLNCSSRIEVISLFS